From [Clostridium] symbiosum, a single genomic window includes:
- a CDS encoding creatininase family protein yields MRTNVVKEMSWVEFDERRKETKTVIIPSGAVEVYGPHLPMGSDIIVSKKIAELVAEKTGALVGPCLEVGQSFDLNAFPGTIPTRAANLKAVYRDICEAFIKWGFENIFIVNSHVANTQPLNELMDELRQEYGITGALIAFWQYIPTLTKDVWETETPHGHASEAGTSVLLHLAPELVDMEKAVNSPSLIEDPYPNITVYTDFIEYTKTGTLGDATKGSADKGAEAVKRAVEEVSNYIKDCMIHKGTK; encoded by the coding sequence GTGAGAACAAACGTAGTAAAGGAAATGTCGTGGGTGGAATTTGATGAAAGAAGAAAGGAGACAAAGACCGTGATTATTCCCTCCGGAGCGGTGGAGGTTTACGGGCCCCATCTGCCGATGGGAAGCGATATTATTGTTTCTAAAAAAATTGCAGAGCTTGTGGCGGAAAAAACGGGAGCATTGGTGGGTCCCTGTCTGGAGGTAGGGCAGTCATTCGATTTGAATGCGTTCCCGGGAACGATCCCGACCAGGGCGGCAAATTTAAAGGCAGTTTACCGCGATATCTGTGAGGCTTTTATCAAATGGGGGTTTGAAAACATTTTTATTGTTAACAGCCATGTGGCGAATACGCAGCCCCTCAATGAGCTGATGGACGAACTGAGACAGGAGTACGGGATTACCGGGGCTTTGATTGCATTCTGGCAGTATATCCCAACGCTTACGAAGGATGTCTGGGAGACGGAAACGCCCCACGGCCATGCCAGTGAGGCGGGTACATCCGTACTGCTTCATCTTGCGCCGGAGCTGGTGGATATGGAGAAGGCGGTAAATTCTCCTTCCCTGATCGAAGATCCTTATCCCAATATTACCGTCTATACGGATTTCATTGAATATACAAAGACAGGAACACTCGGGGATGCAACAAAGGGGAGTGCGGATAAAGGCGCGGAAGCGGTGAAAAGAGCGGTTGAGGAGGTAAGCAATTACATTAAGGATTGTATGATTCACAAAGGGACAAAGTGA
- a CDS encoding nitrilase-related carbon-nitrogen hydrolase — translation MVKVALCQMGSTGTAEENVKKMIGMAKKAAQEENGLDVIVFPEDSYFDADARSESQGPEPLDGYFVTQMCALAKKLHVNLIPGTFMCQAENGKYYNTALFINRDGKIIGRYNKMHLMKAIGYDESQYVEGGTEAAVFDTDFGRIGLMVCYDLRFPELARGMVQDGAEIIFVPAYFPAGNPLPPRTDHWDTLVKGTALFNLTYVVAVNQYGHVVESIPFGRSQVADPWGTVISQCSNREEIQYAVLDLDYQEEVRDSVASWKNRRPEYYTLH, via the coding sequence ATGGTCAAGGTAGCTTTATGTCAAATGGGTTCCACCGGCACAGCCGAAGAAAATGTCAAAAAGATGATTGGAATGGCGAAGAAAGCAGCTCAAGAAGAAAATGGCCTGGATGTGATTGTCTTTCCGGAAGACAGTTATTTTGATGCGGATGCCCGCTCGGAATCTCAGGGGCCGGAACCTCTGGACGGATACTTTGTCACTCAGATGTGCGCACTTGCAAAAAAACTTCATGTCAATCTGATACCGGGAACCTTTATGTGCCAGGCTGAAAATGGGAAGTACTATAATACGGCGCTCTTTATTAACCGGGACGGGAAAATTATCGGACGGTATAATAAAATGCACTTAATGAAAGCAATCGGATATGATGAATCCCAATATGTGGAGGGAGGTACCGAAGCAGCAGTGTTTGATACAGATTTCGGCAGAATCGGCCTGATGGTATGTTATGATTTACGTTTTCCTGAACTGGCCCGGGGGATGGTGCAGGACGGCGCCGAAATCATTTTTGTGCCGGCCTATTTCCCGGCCGGAAATCCGCTTCCGCCGCGCACCGATCACTGGGATACTCTCGTAAAAGGAACCGCACTGTTTAATCTGACTTATGTCGTCGCAGTAAACCAGTACGGCCACGTTGTGGAGTCCATCCCCTTCGGGCGGTCACAGGTGGCCGATCCCTGGGGCACGGTTATTTCCCAGTGTTCTAACCGGGAGGAGATTCAATACGCAGTTCTGGATCTCGATTATCAGGAAGAAGTCCGGGACAGCGTTGCAAGTTGGAAAAACCGCCGTCCCGAATATTACACGCTGCACTAA
- a CDS encoding LacI family DNA-binding transcriptional regulator: protein MSATIDDVAEECGLSRATVSRVLRNSPNVSKKSRLLVEKAIAKIGYQPNQMARSLAQGYSNMVALIMGNISSYAQIEIAKTIQKILYEHGFMVLLCNSDYKTTLCDEYLDTANANKVAGAFLVTISATPQKIAQVAQSNLPIVMVNRHDTAVNCDSVISDDEKAAYQAVKQLVSLGHREIVLLSVPQSFIAGRNAYWGYRTALEDSGIKFDESNVYNIDINAYSDVLNTRQTFDASNVFKEHPSVTAAVCLVNEIAVDFYSQCKTLGKSIPHDLNMVVLDPVQPTDFQDFVFTTCGVSQQSLGEAAANQMLHRIESRRAVKDGTSAPAAYIVLEPQYVEGSSTSELKK from the coding sequence ATGAGCGCCACTATTGATGATGTTGCTGAAGAATGCGGCCTTTCGCGGGCGACCGTTTCGCGGGTTTTGAGAAACAGCCCCAATGTAAGCAAAAAATCGCGGCTGCTTGTCGAAAAAGCAATCGCAAAAATCGGATATCAGCCCAATCAGATGGCCCGCAGCCTGGCTCAGGGGTATTCCAATATGGTTGCCTTAATCATGGGAAACATCTCCAGCTATGCGCAGATAGAAATTGCTAAAACCATCCAGAAGATTTTATATGAACACGGTTTTATGGTTCTCCTCTGCAACAGTGATTATAAGACAACTTTGTGTGACGAATACCTGGATACCGCAAATGCAAATAAGGTGGCCGGAGCTTTTCTTGTAACTATCAGCGCCACACCGCAGAAAATTGCCCAAGTAGCTCAGAGCAATCTTCCCATCGTTATGGTTAACCGCCATGATACGGCCGTCAATTGCGACTCCGTCATATCCGATGATGAGAAAGCGGCTTATCAGGCCGTTAAACAGTTGGTCTCCCTCGGACACCGGGAGATTGTCCTTCTCAGTGTGCCGCAGTCATTTATCGCCGGGCGCAATGCCTATTGGGGATACCGTACCGCTTTGGAAGACAGCGGAATCAAGTTTGACGAAAGCAATGTATACAATATTGATATCAATGCGTACTCGGATGTTTTGAATACCCGTCAAACATTTGACGCCTCCAATGTTTTTAAGGAACATCCGTCTGTCACGGCGGCAGTCTGCCTGGTTAATGAAATCGCTGTCGATTTTTACAGCCAGTGCAAGACACTGGGCAAATCCATCCCTCACGATTTGAACATGGTCGTGCTCGATCCCGTTCAGCCCACCGATTTTCAGGATTTCGTATTCACCACCTGCGGTGTTTCACAGCAATCCCTGGGAGAGGCGGCAGCCAATCAGATGCTGCACCGCATCGAAAGCCGGAGAGCCGTCAAGGATGGGACATCGGCTCCCGCCGCATATATTGTATTAGAGCCGCAATATGTAGAAGGCTCGAGCACCTCCGAGTTAAAAAAGTAA
- a CDS encoding type II CAAX endopeptidase family protein, translating into MNLLINNPVIKNKSGQVRSGWVILLVISAFYVLANFMTSISVVVIRRLLIISGHYPSAIEQSDAVFNWINDVFFPVYGQILYDSVMILVPLAAWHLIMKRTLSSIGLKPVKKGCKELLTGMFLGALCCSIVFLLLVLTGQAVVESWKPTFSWLQFWWFFIFMLVALGEEIMNRGFLMSTLRRVGNLPFIMFIPSVIFGLIHLGNNGVTFLSFCNIVFVGFLFSYMYIKSGNIWMCIGYHFTWNSFQGLIFGMPVSGINISGIITTRFTADNIVTGGIFGIEGGILTTLVILLGFLFVKYYYRDSQYDFIKDDFNKHDVIKKRL; encoded by the coding sequence ATGAATCTACTTATAAACAACCCCGTCATTAAAAATAAAAGCGGCCAGGTGCGTTCCGGCTGGGTTATCCTCCTTGTAATTTCGGCATTTTACGTTCTGGCCAACTTCATGACATCTATATCAGTCGTCGTGATACGGCGGCTCCTGATCATAAGCGGCCACTACCCCTCTGCCATCGAACAGTCCGACGCGGTCTTCAATTGGATAAACGATGTGTTCTTTCCCGTTTACGGACAGATTTTATATGATTCCGTTATGATCCTCGTTCCCCTTGCCGCTTGGCATCTGATCATGAAGCGTACTCTTTCTTCCATCGGCCTTAAACCCGTCAAAAAGGGCTGTAAAGAATTGCTCACCGGTATGTTCCTGGGCGCGCTCTGCTGCTCCATTGTCTTTCTGCTCCTTGTTTTAACCGGGCAGGCTGTTGTGGAGTCATGGAAACCGACCTTCTCATGGCTTCAGTTTTGGTGGTTCTTTATCTTTATGCTCGTTGCTTTAGGGGAAGAAATTATGAACCGGGGGTTTTTGATGTCCACTCTGCGCAGGGTGGGAAATCTTCCTTTTATTATGTTTATTCCATCCGTCATATTTGGTCTTATCCATCTAGGAAATAATGGAGTAACGTTTTTATCCTTCTGCAATATCGTTTTTGTAGGATTTCTCTTCTCCTATATGTACATAAAATCGGGCAATATCTGGATGTGCATCGGGTATCATTTTACCTGGAACTCATTTCAGGGCCTGATCTTCGGCATGCCGGTAAGCGGGATCAATATTTCAGGAATCATAACTACCCGTTTTACCGCCGACAACATTGTTACAGGCGGTATTTTCGGAATCGAAGGCGGTATCCTTACGACTCTGGTGATTCTGCTGGGATTTTTATTTGTAAAATATTACTATCGTGATTCACAATATGACTTTATTAAAGATGATTTTAATAAACATGACGTTATTAAAAAACGGCTTTAA
- a CDS encoding stage II sporulation protein P, with amino-acid sequence MRPGKIRIIREYIAGNRKISIFRPAAAILCLFLFAFFGGRALRGLPSAVGNIVSNSFSGYESRTALFIWRSWYPSAGFTGINSGGASKEVDEMAGRLAGFILKQVPYYRLAEGSQGKLYRELEPDPSYGNYLESSRILKEYECLVRDLEGSSVLASGGVSTYTNTSENENGPGAAGMSPGNAAGSGTGEGQGESVQTAGGQSAAGGQLKASGSPAGDSLINKGTVSSSGIRYVSAQLADYDFLMKHFYTVHPTTTAGRDMMSAKTFLSEDFSLKQGSDKPQILIYHTHSQEEFADYHEGNKDATIVGVGTYLTELLEQKGYNVIHDTSVYDLRDGKLDRSKAYTYALDGITAILQKNPSIQVVLDIHRDGVKESTHLVKEINGKKTATIMFFNGTSQTPDGAIEYLKNPYRTDNMAFSFQMKLCADACYPGFTRKIYLKGLRYNQHVRPCSALIEVGAQNNTYEEARNAMEPLAELVDMVVRPEG; translated from the coding sequence ATGAGGCCGGGAAAAATAAGAATCATTAGAGAATATATTGCAGGAAATAGAAAAATATCAATCTTCCGGCCGGCGGCAGCAATTTTGTGCCTGTTTCTGTTTGCTTTCTTTGGAGGCAGGGCGCTGCGGGGACTGCCGTCGGCTGTGGGGAATATTGTATCAAATTCATTCAGCGGTTACGAGAGCCGGACAGCGCTTTTTATATGGAGAAGCTGGTATCCGTCGGCCGGATTTACAGGTATAAATTCCGGTGGAGCAAGCAAAGAGGTTGATGAAATGGCAGGCCGCCTGGCTGGCTTTATTTTAAAACAGGTGCCTTACTACAGGCTGGCCGAGGGCAGTCAGGGGAAACTGTACAGAGAACTGGAGCCGGATCCGTCGTATGGGAATTATCTGGAGAGCAGCCGGATTTTAAAGGAATATGAGTGTCTTGTCAGAGATTTGGAAGGCAGCAGTGTGCTGGCCTCGGGCGGTGTTTCTACCTATACTAATACGTCGGAAAATGAAAATGGACCAGGGGCAGCAGGAATGTCCCCCGGCAATGCCGCGGGTTCAGGCACCGGAGAAGGACAGGGAGAGTCCGTGCAGACAGCCGGGGGGCAAAGCGCAGCGGGAGGCCAGCTTAAGGCATCCGGAAGTCCGGCCGGAGACTCGCTTATCAATAAGGGGACCGTCAGTTCGTCCGGAATCAGATACGTTTCAGCGCAATTGGCCGACTATGATTTCCTGATGAAACATTTTTATACGGTACACCCGACCACAACGGCGGGCAGAGATATGATGAGCGCGAAAACATTTTTGTCGGAGGATTTCTCGCTGAAACAGGGCAGTGATAAACCGCAGATTCTGATTTACCATACACATTCGCAGGAAGAATTTGCAGACTATCATGAAGGAAACAAGGATGCCACAATTGTGGGAGTGGGCACCTATCTCACCGAGCTGCTTGAGCAGAAGGGATATAATGTTATTCATGACACCTCTGTTTATGACCTCCGGGATGGGAAACTGGATCGGAGCAAGGCCTATACATACGCACTGGACGGAATAACGGCTATTCTGCAGAAAAATCCGTCCATTCAGGTGGTTCTCGACATTCACAGGGACGGCGTGAAAGAAAGCACGCATCTGGTTAAAGAAATAAACGGGAAAAAGACGGCCACGATTATGTTTTTCAACGGAACCAGCCAGACACCGGACGGGGCGATTGAATACCTTAAAAACCCCTACCGAACCGATAATATGGCGTTCAGCTTCCAGATGAAGCTCTGCGCCGACGCCTGCTATCCCGGGTTTACGCGGAAGATTTATCTGAAAGGGCTTCGGTATAACCAGCATGTGAGGCCGTGTTCAGCGCTCATAGAGGTGGGGGCGCAGAATAATACATATGAGGAGGCCAGGAATGCGATGGAGCCGCTGGCGGAGCTGGTGGATATGGTGGTGAGGCCGGAAGGGTGA
- the gpr gene encoding GPR endopeptidase has translation MFGRKNSRITDENKIGELPSFEARTDLAVEEQESFAGDGGEIKGVALREWHHRNSHIRMTEVSILDERGAKAMGKPMGTYLTLDVPDMAEKDDGYHEEVAEELGKQLNQLIKKMCPQKKEQASILVVGLGNIQVTPDSLGPRVVDNLQMTRHFLGEYGDDFCEKNKLPVLSGIVPGVMAQTGMETAEIVKGIVEETKPDMVLAIDALAARNVRRLASTIQLTDTGIHPGSGVGNHRHSMTKESLGVPVAALGIPTVVGAAAIVHGTVEALIHTLSLNSGTEGYAKYIEDLDPESQYELIRELMEPEFGPMFVTPQDIDERVKQLSFTVSEGIHRALYGKKE, from the coding sequence ATGTTTGGCCGGAAAAACAGCAGGATAACCGATGAAAATAAAATAGGAGAATTACCGTCATTTGAAGCCAGGACCGACCTGGCCGTGGAGGAACAGGAGAGCTTTGCCGGGGACGGCGGAGAAATAAAGGGCGTTGCGCTCCGGGAATGGCATCACAGGAACAGCCATATCAGGATGACGGAAGTTTCCATTCTGGATGAGCGTGGGGCAAAGGCCATGGGAAAACCGATGGGAACCTATCTGACCCTGGATGTCCCGGATATGGCGGAAAAGGACGACGGCTATCATGAGGAAGTGGCCGAGGAGCTGGGGAAACAATTGAACCAGCTCATTAAGAAAATGTGTCCGCAGAAGAAAGAACAGGCCTCGATCCTCGTTGTGGGCCTTGGCAACATCCAGGTGACGCCGGATTCCCTTGGGCCGAGGGTGGTGGATAACCTTCAGATGACAAGGCATTTCCTGGGAGAATACGGGGATGATTTCTGTGAAAAGAACAAACTTCCCGTACTGAGCGGCATTGTGCCCGGCGTCATGGCGCAGACGGGAATGGAGACGGCCGAGATTGTAAAAGGAATTGTGGAGGAGACGAAGCCGGATATGGTCCTGGCGATCGATGCCCTGGCCGCAAGAAACGTCAGACGTCTGGCATCCACGATCCAGCTTACGGATACGGGAATCCATCCGGGTTCCGGCGTGGGAAACCACAGGCACAGCATGACGAAGGAGAGCCTGGGAGTGCCTGTGGCGGCTCTGGGAATCCCGACTGTGGTAGGTGCGGCGGCCATTGTACACGGCACGGTAGAGGCGCTGATTCATACGTTGTCGCTGAACAGTGGGACTGAAGGATATGCGAAATATATTGAGGATCTCGATCCGGAGAGCCAGTATGAACTGATCAGAGAGCTGATGGAGCCGGAGTTCGGCCCGATGTTTGTAACGCCACAGGATATCGACGAGAGGGTAAAACAGCTCAGTTTCACCGTTTCCGAGGGGATTCACAGGGCATTGTACGGCAAGAAAGAGTGA
- the rpsT gene encoding 30S ribosomal protein S20, translated as MANIKSAKKRILVAETRAERNKAIRSKVKTVTKKVDAAITAGDKAAAQAALLVAISEIDKATTKGVYHKNTASRKVSRLSKAVNAMA; from the coding sequence TTGGCTAACATTAAATCTGCAAAGAAAAGAATTTTAGTAGCTGAAACAAGAGCTGAAAGAAACAAAGCGATCAGATCCAAGGTTAAAACAGTTACCAAGAAAGTTGATGCTGCAATTACTGCCGGTGACAAGGCTGCTGCACAGGCTGCATTATTAGTTGCAATCAGCGAGATTGACAAGGCTACCACAAAGGGAGTTTATCACAAAAATACAGCTTCCCGTAAAGTATCCCGTTTATCTAAAGCCGTTAACGCAATGGCTTAA
- the holA gene encoding DNA polymerase III subunit delta, whose product MQIINEDIKSGQYKTVYLLFGEESFLKQSYKKKLKEAIAGDDTMNYNYFEGKGLDVNELISLADTMPFFSDRRLIVVEDSGFFKTSTDALTDYLPSIPDTTCIVFVEDAVDKRNRLFKKVKELGHAAEMKRQDSAQLARWAGTILAQNGRKITNATMNLFLERTGDDMENIRMELEKLISYTMGADVVTTEDVEAVTTVQVTNKIFDMVNAIVTRKTRLAMDLYEDLLTLKEPPMRILFLIARQFNQLLLVKELTAKGTDRGTIASKLKIPPFVAGKVSAQAGAFTKEQILACVKGCVEAEEAVKTGRLNDRMAVELLITKKY is encoded by the coding sequence ATGCAGATAATCAATGAGGATATAAAGAGCGGACAATACAAAACGGTATATCTGCTGTTCGGTGAAGAGTCATTTTTGAAGCAGAGCTATAAAAAGAAGCTCAAAGAGGCCATTGCCGGTGACGATACAATGAATTACAATTATTTCGAGGGAAAAGGGCTGGATGTGAATGAACTGATCAGTCTTGCCGATACGATGCCGTTTTTCAGTGACAGGCGTCTGATTGTGGTGGAGGACAGCGGATTTTTTAAGACTTCCACCGATGCGCTGACCGACTATCTCCCTTCAATACCGGATACAACGTGTATTGTATTTGTGGAAGATGCCGTGGACAAGAGAAACCGCCTCTTTAAAAAAGTAAAGGAGCTGGGCCACGCTGCGGAGATGAAACGGCAGGACAGCGCACAGCTCGCAAGGTGGGCCGGCACAATTCTGGCACAGAACGGGAGAAAAATTACGAATGCCACGATGAACCTGTTTCTGGAGCGGACCGGCGACGATATGGAGAATATCAGAATGGAGCTTGAAAAGCTGATTTCCTATACGATGGGTGCGGATGTGGTCACTACGGAGGACGTGGAGGCCGTAACAACGGTTCAGGTGACCAATAAGATATTCGATATGGTCAATGCCATCGTAACGAGGAAAACGAGGCTTGCCATGGATTTGTATGAAGATCTCCTGACACTGAAAGAACCGCCGATGCGTATTCTGTTCCTGATAGCAAGACAGTTTAACCAGCTATTACTGGTTAAAGAATTGACGGCAAAGGGAACGGACAGAGGTACCATTGCATCGAAACTGAAAATCCCGCCGTTTGTTGCAGGAAAGGTTTCGGCCCAGGCCGGGGCATTTACAAAGGAACAGATTCTGGCCTGCGTGAAAGGATGTGTGGAGGCAGAGGAAGCAGTGAAAACGGGAAGGCTGAACGACAGGATGGCGGTTGAACTTCTGATTACGAAAAAGTACTGA
- a CDS encoding ComEC/Rec2 family competence protein has product MTEYTGRAAVSGGLFVVAVLLAAGILLGFYLRVGTGSLLLLIGDVKVPRRWFLLAILTLFCLSGWFRMRVEMKKWPLEAILAEREYGEERGGKTGKRVDAEGRIRDVTFKNEIYTIILEPVTVTAGEERYEENRIMVSVEAKTAERLPVNRLKVGVNLWVRGKAELFQEARNPGEFDYRMYYRSQKLRCRIKADKIETAGGDEAAFWRQISSVRQFVKEALAFLYGEEDRGVFQAILLGDKSEMDSEIRELYQDGGIAHVLAVSGLHVSLIGMSLYGFLRKRGVGYGKAGVVSAALLFFYGSMTGFGASVFRAVFMVFCSFLASYLGRTYDLLSAMALSLILLLFDSPYLLFTSGLQLSYGAVGAVGLYNDWRLVQGKERRLSGEGGKKVKDGNVDVGTMLGALRSALSVSLAIQVVTLPAILYHFYEFPFYGVVLNLVVIPLMAYVAGSGIAAVGLYGIWRAVSILNLAVAGGEMGGGLKSGPVQFLGGAAYLLGVISHGAAGPGHYILSLYRGLCRFTLQLPLATVLTGRPPLWCIGLYYSVLVFVYIQALKSAAGDSGEGTVGATFGVKAERTAKTAACFFAMLFLAVRPRVRGLEVYFLDVGQGDGIFFRTGTVTALTDCGSSQLKSVGKNRLVPFLKSKGIGRLDYVFISHGDSDHINGIVWMLENEKNISVGHIVMPCLGEGEEVYRRIETLGKMRGADIVYMEAGQNLDEGALKITAVYPGREVYSKDRNGHSLVLSVIYEEYSMLLTGDVGTAGEKKMLEAGELPCKEQPEGRFEGGISVLKAAHHGSSTSTGQEFLAYVKPSVTILSYGRGNSYGHPSPEVVERLEEIGTGIWSTERSGAIRVTTDGKKMKVRGFLLDRNRGSGL; this is encoded by the coding sequence ATGACGGAATACACAGGACGGGCGGCTGTTTCAGGCGGCTTGTTTGTGGTGGCGGTATTGCTGGCGGCAGGTATTTTACTTGGGTTTTATCTGAGAGTTGGAACGGGGAGTCTGCTTTTGTTGATTGGGGATGTAAAGGTCCCCAGGAGGTGGTTTTTACTGGCTATTCTGACGCTTTTCTGTTTGTCGGGGTGGTTCAGGATGAGAGTGGAAATGAAGAAATGGCCGCTGGAGGCTATATTGGCGGAGAGGGAATACGGGGAAGAGCGGGGCGGTAAAACGGGAAAGCGGGTGGATGCGGAAGGCAGGATCCGCGATGTAACGTTTAAAAATGAGATATATACTATTATTCTGGAGCCGGTGACGGTGACGGCCGGGGAGGAGCGGTATGAGGAGAACCGGATCATGGTTTCGGTGGAGGCAAAGACGGCGGAACGTCTGCCGGTGAATCGTTTGAAGGTTGGAGTGAATCTGTGGGTAAGAGGAAAAGCGGAATTGTTTCAGGAGGCCAGAAATCCGGGAGAATTTGATTATCGGATGTATTACCGCTCTCAGAAGCTGCGCTGCAGGATTAAAGCGGATAAGATAGAGACGGCGGGTGGGGATGAGGCTGCTTTTTGGAGACAGATTTCATCCGTCAGGCAATTTGTGAAAGAGGCGCTCGCTTTTCTTTATGGTGAGGAAGACAGAGGTGTTTTTCAGGCCATTCTTCTGGGAGATAAGAGTGAGATGGACAGTGAAATACGCGAGCTGTATCAGGACGGAGGGATTGCCCATGTACTTGCGGTGAGCGGCCTACATGTTTCTTTAATCGGGATGAGCCTATATGGATTTCTGAGAAAAAGAGGCGTTGGATATGGAAAAGCCGGTGTTGTATCGGCGGCTCTGCTTTTTTTCTACGGCTCGATGACGGGATTTGGGGCCTCCGTTTTCCGGGCGGTTTTTATGGTTTTCTGTTCCTTTCTGGCTTCGTATCTCGGGCGTACTTATGATTTGCTGTCGGCCATGGCGCTTTCCCTTATTTTACTTCTTTTCGATTCCCCATACCTGCTTTTTACAAGCGGGCTGCAATTGTCTTATGGCGCGGTAGGGGCCGTGGGTCTTTATAATGACTGGCGGTTAGTGCAGGGAAAGGAGAGGCGGTTATCGGGGGAGGGCGGAAAAAAGGTAAAAGACGGGAATGTGGATGTGGGAACTATGCTGGGGGCGCTTCGCTCTGCCCTGTCTGTCAGCCTGGCGATTCAGGTTGTCACTCTTCCTGCGATATTGTATCATTTTTATGAATTTCCCTTTTACGGGGTGGTTCTTAACCTGGTGGTAATTCCGCTGATGGCATATGTGGCGGGATCGGGGATTGCGGCGGTTGGTCTTTACGGCATATGGAGGGCTGTGAGTATCTTAAATCTGGCCGTGGCAGGGGGAGAGATGGGCGGCGGTTTGAAAAGCGGGCCGGTACAGTTCCTGGGCGGAGCCGCGTATTTACTTGGCGTAATCAGCCATGGCGCGGCGGGGCCCGGACACTACATCCTGTCCCTTTACCGCGGGCTCTGCCGTTTTACCCTGCAGCTTCCGTTGGCAACGGTGCTTACGGGGCGGCCTCCGCTTTGGTGTATTGGCCTTTATTATAGTGTGCTGGTATTTGTGTATATTCAGGCATTGAAAAGTGCGGCTGGGGACAGCGGTGAAGGAACGGTCGGAGCCACATTTGGAGTTAAGGCTGAAAGAACGGCTAAAACCGCGGCCTGTTTCTTTGCCATGCTGTTTCTGGCGGTAAGGCCGCGGGTCAGGGGGCTGGAAGTTTATTTCCTGGATGTGGGCCAGGGGGACGGGATATTTTTTCGCACAGGAACCGTCACGGCGCTGACGGACTGCGGAAGCAGCCAGCTTAAAAGTGTGGGAAAAAACAGGCTGGTTCCTTTTTTGAAAAGTAAGGGGATTGGCAGGCTGGACTACGTTTTTATCAGCCATGGCGACAGTGATCATATAAACGGAATCGTCTGGATGCTGGAAAATGAGAAAAATATTTCGGTTGGCCATATTGTCATGCCCTGTCTGGGAGAGGGGGAGGAAGTTTACCGGCGGATAGAAACGCTTGGAAAAATGAGAGGAGCGGATATCGTTTATATGGAGGCCGGGCAAAATCTGGATGAAGGAGCGCTGAAAATCACCGCCGTTTACCCCGGAAGGGAAGTCTATTCGAAGGACAGAAACGGGCATTCACTGGTGCTTTCCGTTATTTATGAGGAATACAGCATGCTGCTGACAGGGGATGTGGGGACTGCGGGAGAGAAGAAAATGCTGGAGGCGGGAGAATTGCCGTGCAAGGAGCAGCCGGAAGGACGGTTTGAAGGGGGAATTTCGGTTTTAAAAGCGGCCCATCACGGTTCTTCTACGTCTACGGGGCAGGAATTTCTGGCCTATGTGAAACCGTCGGTCACAATCCTGTCGTACGGCCGGGGAAACTCGTATGGTCATCCTTCACCGGAGGTGGTGGAACGTCTGGAAGAAATCGGAACCGGGATTTGGAGCACGGAACGATCGGGCGCCATTCGGGTTACGACAGATGGAAAGAAAATGAAGGTGAGAGGTTTTCTGCTGGACAGGAACCGTGGTTCCGGTCTATAA